GTCGCTGTTGTGATGGTTCTTGTTGATTTTGAGCAAACGCGCAGCGGAGGCGTGGCGCATAGCGCTCCCGTGCTGCCGTCGGTTGAAGGAAGCCCAAACCCCAATGTTCTGCCCGCAAATATCTCAGCGGAGTATGAGCAGTTGATGTCCGGCCCTCATACAGAACTACAAGAACAGCGATTCCTTAAAACCTATTCCGGCAAGCATTTAGAACTTACCTTGAAGCTCGTCACTATCCGGCAGGAGGGCAGTGGACTCCGGGGGCAGTTTTATGCGGGTGGTAATCCCGGCGTATTTGCGACGTTTGCTCCCGAATGGAAGGAATACCTTCTGAGCAAGAACGTCGGGGATATGATCCGCTTTCGGGCCAAAATTATCGGCGACGAAGCCAGCGGCTATGCGCTTGGAGAAGCATCGCCGATTTAGTTGCCGTCCGCTTTCGGTTTCGGTTTTGCCTTCGCGACTTGTTTAGCCGCGCTTGAAGTTGCTGAAATAGCCTTCCACGGAGATGCTGTGGATGATCCGCACGGTGATGTTCGCATACTCAGCGGTGCCACGGCCTTCGACCGCTGGGTCCGTCACGAAGTCCTCCGGCGATCCGCAAGACCGGCGGCGGCTGTCTCGGCATGCGCCTACCCCGCGTCACTCCCACAACAACCCCATGATCCTGAATCATGGAGATGGGTTCGCATGGCGCAAAAGCGAGCCTCACGTCACGCTCATCACCGAAAGCGGCCTCTACAAGCTCATCATGCGCTCGGACAAAGCCGAGGCGGTCGAGTTCCAGAACTGGGTGACCCGCGAGGTGCTGCCCGCAATCCGCCGCACCGGCGATTACGTGATGCAGGACGCGGACGTCGAAGCGGTGTTGGACCAGCAGCCCTCCAACCCAGCGCGGGCCGAGGTGGACCTCTTGGGGTCCGTCATGTCCACCATTGAGGCAATGAAGGCGCTGGTCGAGGAGAAGGACGCGGCGCTGGCCGAAAAGCTCGGAAATTCACCGCTTCGCGGGGTACCTGCAATTAATCCGGACTATCGGACAGAGAAGCCATCCGCCCCCGGTTCAGGATATTTAAGGTTACCTAAAGGGTCCGTTTGGTCTCCCTGAAGAGACCCCTCAGGACCACCTTAAGTCACCCATGGGTCAACCTCCTCCAACATTACCTCTTACATCCTTCAGGTGTGGGCGGGGTGGCATACGCCCCCGGTCCCCTGTCGGATCATTGACCTAGGACATCATCACCATGACAACCACCGACACCTTCACCATGGATTATCACGGCAAGCCGCTTCGCGTCATTATGAAGGACGGGGAGCAGTGGTTTGTCGTTTCCGACCTTTGCCGCATCCTCTCTGTCTACATGCGCGGGGACAAGCCGCGTACTGAGGAAGCGATGCGACGCCTCCGCCCCGGCACCAAGGCTCTTCACCCTGTCGAGACTTCGTGCGGGCCTCGCTGCGTCGGGATCGTCAATCACGAAGGTACAGCCGACCTCGCCTTTTGGGCGAAGCACCCCGACGCCCCTGAGCTGTTCGTCTTTAACGTCGATCAAGCTGCCCGAGAGGCGGTCGCGGCGTAAGCCTCCGCCCTCAGGCACCCCTCAACGACCAGATCGTTGTGGGTCGCCGCACATGCCGACGGTCGGCACGGGCTGGTCGCGGCGTAAGCGGCACCCCTAAACGGCCCCTGCAGACCTGCAGCGCCGTTCCCTATTCCTATCGGTCGAC
This DNA window, taken from Sphingopyxis sp. PAMC25046, encodes the following:
- a CDS encoding BRO family protein, whose translation is MILNHGDGFAWRKSEPHVTLITESGLYKLIMRSDKAEAVEFQNWVTREVLPAIRRTGDYVMQDADVEAVLDQQPSNPARAEVDLLGSVMSTIEAMKALVEEKDAALAEKLGNSPLRGVPAINPDYRTEKPSAPGSGYLRLPKGSVWSP